A DNA window from Vigna angularis cultivar LongXiaoDou No.4 chromosome 1, ASM1680809v1, whole genome shotgun sequence contains the following coding sequences:
- the LOC108334457 gene encoding GDSL esterase/lipase At5g14450 — translation MGLGALFLGFFFLSCVVCVKSVEPKPSPTCTFPAIYNFGDSNSDTGGISASFVPIPAPYGEGFFHKPSGRDCDGRLIIDFIAEKLNLPYLSAYLNSLGTNYRHGANFATGGSTIRKQNETIFQYGISPFSLDIQIVQFNQFKARTKQLYEEAKTPLERSKLPVPEEFSKALYTFDIGQNDLSVGFRKMNFDQIRESMSDIVNQLANAVKNIYEQGGRSFWIHNTSPFGCMPVQLFYKHNIAAGYLDQYGCVKDQNEMATEFNKQLKDRIIKLRTELPQVAITYVDVYAAKYALISNTKTEGFVDPMKICCGYHVNDTHIWCGNLGSANGKDVFGAACENPSQYISWDSVHYAEAANHWVANRILNGSFTDPPTPIIQACYTQRKLYHKLQN, via the exons ATGGGGTTAGGGGCACTATTTCTTgggttcttcttcctttcttgtGTGGTGTGTGTGAAGAGTGTGGAGCCAAAACCCTCACCCACTTGTACATTTCCTGCAATCTACAACTTTGGGGACTCCAATTCAGACACTGGAGGCATATCAGCTTCATTTGTGCCAATTCCTGCACCTTATGGCGAGGGTTTTTTTCATAAACCTTCAGGAAGGGACTGTGATGGCCGTCTCATTATAGATTTCATAG CTGAGAAGCTAAATTTGCCTTACTTAAGTGCCTATCTGAATTCCCTTGGAACCAATTACCGGCATGGGGCAAATTTTGCCACTGGGGGGTCCACCATTAGGAAGCAGAATGAAACTATATTTCAATATGGGATAAGTCCTTTCTCGCTTGACATCCAGATTGTGCAATTTAACCAGTTCAAAGCACGCACCAAACAACTTTACGAAGAAG CCAAAACCCCACTTGAAAGGAGCAAGCTTCCGGTGCCTGAGGAGTTCTCTAAGGCTCTCTACACTTTCGACATTGGACAAAATGATCTCTCAGTTGGATTCAGAAAGATGAATTTTGACCAAATACGTGAATCCATGTCAGATATTGTCAACCAACTAGCCAATGCAGTCAAA AATATTTACGAACAAGGAGGGAGGTCATTCTGGATACACAACACTAGCCCCTTTGGGTGCATGCCGGTACAACTATTTTACAAGCACAATATAGCAGCCGGCTATCTTGATCAGTATGGATGTGTGAAGGATCAAAATGAGATGGCTACTGAATTCAACAAGCAGCTCAAAGACCGAATCATCAAACTCAGGACAGAGCTTCCACAGGTTGCAATTACTTATGTAGATGTCTATGCTGCAAAGTATGCACTGATCAGTAACACCAAAACTGAAG GATTTGTAGATCCTATGAAGATCTGTTGTGGCTATCATGTGAATGATACACATATTTGGTGTGGAAATTTGGGGAGTGCAAATGGGAAAGACGTGTTTGGTGCTGCTTGTGAAAACCCTTCACAGTATATAAGTTGGGACAGTGTTCATTATGCTGAGGCTGCTAACCACTGGGTTGCTAACCGTATCCTCAATGGCTCTTTCACGGACCCACCAACACCTATCATCCAAGCATGTTACACTCAAAGAAAGCTATATCACAAGTTACAAAACTGA
- the LOC108334497 gene encoding uncharacterized protein LOC108334497: protein MQYRGKPPLISGFHFSFPSQLPLAVVSVGSPRRCLRWLFSPWSQLALLVVVSKSTPTISFCFHILFFNPQFYERCCLISKPSSAIDILTRVDSICNKYDKYDVEKHCDSNVFGDDAFVRLYAFFDADIEALLQAHLNPITVDSIIFKVLHDWLSACPLVFPDTMQVARGCGDGISNKTACCNAMESYVSHLQKQSLIMNLQALDCAKTLAMKLKRSKITADIYGLCHITLKDFFLQVGNQGKVSLMGKEGEGGSLKLYKLII from the exons atgCAATACAGGGGAAAACCTCCATTAATTTCTG gttttcatttttcctttcctTCTCAACTTCCCCTAGCCGTGGTCTCTGTTGGCTCTCCTCGCCGTTGTCTCCGTTGGCTCTTCTCGCCATGGTCTCAGTTGGCTCTCCTTGTCGTCGTCTCAAAGAGTACACCGACAATCAGCTTTTGTTttcatattctattttttaatccCCAATTCTATGAACGTTGTTGTTTGATTTCGAAACCGTCGAGTGCCATTGACATTCTCACCAGAGTCGATTCCATTTGCAATAAGTATGACAAATACGACGTTGAAAAGCACTGCGATTCTAATGTCTTTGGTGACGATGCGTTTGTCAGGCTCTACGCCTTCTTTGACGCCGACATCGAGGCATTACTTCAG GCACACTTGAATCCCATAACTGTAGATTCAATCATCTTCAAGGTCCTCCACGACTGGTTATCAG CTTGTCCCCTGGTTTTCCCTGACACAATGCAAGTTGCCAGAGGTTGTGGGGATGGGATAAGTAATAAAACGGCCTGTTGTAATGCTATGGAAAGTTATGTGTCTCACTTGCAAAAGCAGAGCTTAATCATGAACTTGCAAGCTTTGGATTGTGCTAAAACTTTGgcaatgaaattaaaaagatcAAAGATTACTGCTGATATTTATGGTCTTTGTCACATCACCCTTAAAGACTTTTTCCTACAAG TTGGAAATCAAGGTAAAGTGTCACTTATGGGGAAGGAAGGGGAAGGGGGTTCACTTAAACtatataaattgattatatga